A genomic window from Engraulis encrasicolus isolate BLACKSEA-1 chromosome 14, IST_EnEncr_1.0, whole genome shotgun sequence includes:
- the wnt2ba gene encoding wingless-type MMTV integration site family, member 2Ba produces MEFIKVKRTTSKPPEQPRRVEVRPSPRNRRLASNSTPASSRIYVHFILLLLIFTPRVDSSWWYIGALGARVICDNIPGLVNKQRQLCQRHPDLMRSIGEGAKEWIRECQHQFRHHRWNCSTLDRDHTVFGRVMLRSSREAAFVYAISSAGVVYAITRACSQGELKICSCDSHKRGRASDDQGDFDWGGCSDNINYGIKFAKAFVDARERMVKDARALMNLHNNRCGRMAVKRFMKLECKCHGVSGSCALRTCWLAMSDFRRTGDYLRKKYNTAVEVTMNQDGTGFTVADKDFKGNPKNDLVYVEHSPDYCLLDRAAGSLGTAGRVCNKSSRGMDGCEVMCCGRGYDTTRMKSVTKCECKFKWCCAVECKDCEDIVDVHTCKPHKRPDWLDLT; encoded by the exons ATGGAGTTCATCAAAGTCAAGCGGACAACGAGCAAGCCACCTGAGCAGCCGAGACGCGTGGAAGTAAGACCGTCACCTCGAAACAGGAGATTAGCGTCTAATTCGACACCTGCTTCCTCCAGGATATACGTGCATTTCATTTTGCTGCTTTTGATATTCACACCCAGAGTGGATTCATCCTGGTG GTACATTGGGGCGCTGGGGGCGCGGGTGATCTGTGACAACATCCCGGGCCTGGTGAACAAGCAGCGGCAGCTGTGCCAGCGCCACCCGGACCTGATGCGCTCCATCGGGGAGGGCGCCAAGGAGTGGATCCGCGAGTGCCAGCACCAGTTCCGCCACCACCGCTGGAACTGCAGCACCCTCGACCGAGACCACACAGTCTTTGGCCGTGTAATGCTCCgca GCAGTCGCGAGGCCGCATTTGTGTACGCCATCTCTTCGGCCGGGGTGGTCTACGCCATTACGCGGGCCTGCAGCCAGGGGGAGCTGAAGATATGCAGCTGTGACTCACACAAGAGGGGCCGCGCTAGCGACGACCAGGGCGACTTCGACTGGGGCGGCTGCAGCGACAACATCAACTACGGGATCAAGTTCGCCAAGGCCTTCGTGGACGCCCGGGAGCGGATGGTCAAAGACGCCCGCGCGCTCATGAACCTCCACAACAACCGCTGTGGGAGAATG GCCGTGAAACGCTTCATGAAGCTGGAGTGCAAGTGCCATGGGGTGAGTGGGTCTTGTGCCCTGAGAACATGCTGGCTGGCCATGTCTGACTTCCGGCGTACAGGAGACTACCTGAGGAAGAAGTACAACACAGCCGTGGAGGTTACCATGAATCAGGACGGGACCGGCTTCACCGTGGCAGACAAAGACTTCAAGGGGAACCCCAAGAATGACTTGGTGTATGTGGAGCATTCACCAGACTACTGTCTGCTGGACAGGGCAGCAG GTTCGCTGGGCACGGCAGGAAGGGTGTGCAACAAGTCCTCCCGTGGGATGGATGGCTGTGAGGTCATGTGCTGCGGCCGGGGATACGACACCACGCGCATGAAGAGCGTCACCAAGTGCGAGTGCAAGTTCAAGTGGTGCTGTGCCGTGGAGTGCAAAGACTGCGAAGACATCGTGGACGTCCACACCTGCAAGCCTCACAAGCGTCCTGACTGGCTGGACCTCACTTGA